In Hymenobacter monticola, the sequence AAACCGACACAGCCGCCGAATACGACGAGCAGCGCACAGAGGAACTGGACGAGGTAGATACCGAACTGGCAGCCCGGGCACGGCAACTAGCCGCTCAGATGCCGGTCGAGGAAACCAATGGGGAGGAGGAAGGCGTTATTGAAAAAAACAATAACGAAATAGTCGATATTGAAACCATCAGTACCTTCAGTCACGTAGAGGCCGAGACAGCTTATGAGCATGGCTCTTCAACCACTGGAGACTTGCTCTATGAGTTTCAGGAACCCATCGGTTCAACCGCCGATGTATTACCTGCTGCTGAACAGCTCTTTTCGGCTACTTCAGTGGTGGACTTCATCGCTCAGGCGCGAGCTGGCAACCGGCCAGCTGGACCAGTTGCATTGAATGAAACTTCCCTGGCTACGCTAATTGCAGACAAGGTTTCAGCAAGCAATCAGGAATTGAATGCCCTGTTCGGAGAAGACGAATCGTAGCGCTTCCTTTTCCCTTCCTACCAACACCATCTTCCTTTCCATCTTCTATGAAAAACCAACGCACTGTTCGCACCCTTTCTACCGCCATACTATTACTGGCTACCCACGTAATGTATGGTCAGGGCGGCAACGGCACGGCTGGCATCCAAGATGCTACGACGCAAGTAACAAGCTACTTTGAGCCGCTAACCAATCTGATGTATGC encodes:
- a CDS encoding DUF4134 domain-containing protein, translating into MKNQRTVRTLSTAILLLATHVMYGQGGNGTAGIQDATTQVTSYFEPLTNLMYAIGAVLGLVGAIKVYSKWNSGDQDTQKTAVSWFGSMIFLVIVATVIRSFFL